In Stieleria varia, one genomic interval encodes:
- a CDS encoding cytochrome c oxidase subunit I, whose translation MSAGSIPKGHEVSDPGFPTERENYLTNSKGVLSWMFTLDHKRIGVMYLIGVTAAFAIAGVLALFIRFHLMNPDGWFLQMGIFKWITGREATNDVYNQVFTLHGAIMVFLFIIPSIPAALGNFLVPVMLGAKDVAFPRLNLSSFYLWVFGALFFISALLASGLDTGWTFYTPYSTTTDSSVILATTGAFILGFSSIFTGLNFIVTINTMRPPGMSWFRMPLFLWATYATSIIQVLATPVLGITLLLLIAERTMHIGIFDPEYNGDPVTFQHFFWFYSHPAVYIMILPAFGIISDLISVHSHKRIFGYRFIAYSSIAIALLGFLVWGHHMFTAGMSPVTTIIFSALTFTVSVPSAIKVFNWLATMWKGSISLTTPMCFAIAFIFLFTIGGLTGLHLGTLATDQHLHDTYFVVAHFHYVMVGGTLVAFLGGVFHWWPKMFGRMYNELGGQVSALLIFLGFNLTFLPQFILGSRGMPRRYATYDPEFAGLHQMSTYGAMLLGFGLLVALIVLLVSLYKGKRAPANPWGGATLEWNCTSPPPFYNFERPPVVGDPYEFGNIEWDAENERYVRIEPKREVTPTEKPTVTTS comes from the coding sequence ATGTCTGCAGGATCGATTCCAAAGGGTCACGAAGTCAGTGACCCAGGCTTCCCGACGGAACGAGAGAACTATCTGACGAACTCCAAGGGAGTTCTCAGTTGGATGTTCACGCTCGACCATAAACGCATCGGCGTGATGTACCTGATCGGTGTGACCGCTGCGTTTGCGATCGCTGGCGTGTTGGCCTTGTTCATTCGCTTTCACCTGATGAACCCGGACGGTTGGTTCTTGCAGATGGGGATCTTTAAATGGATCACCGGACGTGAAGCCACCAATGATGTCTACAACCAAGTGTTCACGCTTCACGGCGCGATCATGGTGTTCCTGTTCATCATCCCGAGTATTCCGGCCGCATTGGGGAACTTCCTGGTGCCGGTGATGCTGGGAGCAAAAGACGTCGCATTTCCGCGACTGAACCTCAGCAGTTTTTACCTGTGGGTCTTCGGCGCGTTGTTCTTCATCAGTGCTTTGTTGGCCAGTGGATTGGACACGGGTTGGACGTTCTACACTCCCTACAGCACAACCACTGACAGTTCGGTGATCTTGGCCACCACCGGTGCGTTCATCCTCGGGTTCAGCTCGATCTTTACCGGATTGAACTTCATCGTGACCATCAACACCATGCGTCCGCCGGGAATGAGCTGGTTCCGCATGCCGTTGTTTTTGTGGGCGACCTACGCGACCAGTATCATCCAAGTGTTGGCGACGCCTGTTCTGGGTATCACGCTCCTGCTGTTGATTGCGGAGCGAACGATGCACATCGGGATCTTTGATCCGGAATACAACGGCGACCCGGTGACGTTCCAGCACTTTTTCTGGTTCTACAGCCACCCCGCTGTTTACATCATGATTTTGCCCGCATTCGGGATCATCAGCGATCTGATCAGCGTGCACAGTCACAAACGAATCTTCGGATATCGCTTCATCGCCTACTCGTCCATCGCGATCGCGTTGCTGGGATTCTTGGTCTGGGGACACCACATGTTCACCGCCGGAATGAGCCCGGTGACGACGATCATCTTCAGCGCGTTGACCTTCACCGTCTCGGTGCCGTCGGCGATCAAGGTTTTCAACTGGTTGGCGACGATGTGGAAGGGTTCGATTAGCCTGACCACGCCGATGTGCTTTGCTATTGCTTTCATCTTTCTGTTCACCATCGGGGGACTGACCGGTCTGCACTTGGGAACCCTGGCGACCGACCAACACTTGCACGACACGTATTTCGTCGTCGCTCACTTCCACTACGTGATGGTCGGCGGGACACTGGTCGCCTTCTTGGGCGGCGTGTTCCACTGGTGGCCCAAGATGTTCGGACGGATGTACAACGAATTGGGTGGTCAGGTTTCCGCCCTCCTGATCTTCCTCGGTTTCAACTTGACGTTCTTGCCTCAGTTCATCCTCGGATCACGAGGGATGCCGCGACGTTATGCAACGTACGATCCCGAGTTTGCGGGTCTGCATCAGATGAGTACCTATGGTGCAATGCTGCTTGGCTTTGGATTGCTCGTCGCATTGATCGTGCTGTTGGTGTCGCTCTACAAAGGCAAGCGTGCACCCGCCAACCCTTGGGGCGGAGCAACGCTGGAGTGGAATTGCACCAGCCCACCACCGTTTTACAACTTTGAGCGTCCACCAGTGGTCGGCGACCCGTACGAGTTCGGCAACATCGAATGGGATGCTGAGAACGAGCGTTATGTCAGGATCGAACCCAAGCGAGAGGTCACGCCGACTGAGAAGCCGACCGTGACGACATCGTAG
- a CDS encoding cytochrome c oxidase subunit II encodes MTKSMMLFSDQVQSKFDWFPESASTFSEQSDGIFWFITWTCVFFFVGIVAALAWFSVKYRKPKGGKAESQIDHNTAIELVWSVGPCFLLIAMFYVGAKGFLDQRTVPEGAYNIGVQAFKWGWTMDYGSGVYHPELHVLVNQPTKLTMRSSDVIHSLYIPSFRVKKDVVPGRYSYMWFNPTIASEKVDPAEVEKKAEEFKKAGAGWNYDDAQFTPDGYKFYDLYCTEYCGKDHSQMQTVVVVHETQEDLDAWIKKYSARGDDESLVSYGEKLYARRNCKGCHSLDGSKQVGPSYQGSFGTQRSLASGDAVTVDENYLRESILYPKAKVAAGYQPVMPSYKGQLSDDDIASLVEFIKAQSPDAAAAGQKDTVKEDAVKEDTAE; translated from the coding sequence ATGACCAAATCAATGATGCTCTTCAGCGATCAGGTCCAAAGCAAATTCGACTGGTTCCCCGAGTCTGCTTCGACATTTTCCGAGCAGAGTGATGGAATCTTTTGGTTCATCACTTGGACTTGCGTTTTCTTCTTCGTCGGAATTGTAGCGGCGCTCGCTTGGTTCTCGGTGAAGTACCGTAAGCCCAAGGGCGGAAAGGCGGAAAGCCAGATCGACCACAACACAGCCATCGAGTTGGTTTGGTCGGTTGGTCCCTGTTTCCTGCTGATTGCAATGTTCTACGTCGGCGCCAAGGGCTTTCTTGACCAGCGGACCGTCCCAGAGGGCGCGTACAACATCGGCGTTCAGGCCTTCAAATGGGGCTGGACGATGGACTACGGGTCGGGTGTCTACCACCCCGAGTTGCATGTGCTGGTCAACCAGCCGACAAAGCTGACGATGCGTAGCAGTGACGTCATCCACAGTTTGTACATCCCGTCGTTCCGAGTGAAGAAAGATGTCGTGCCGGGGCGTTACAGCTACATGTGGTTCAACCCGACCATCGCCAGTGAAAAGGTGGACCCGGCTGAGGTGGAAAAGAAGGCGGAAGAATTTAAGAAAGCGGGTGCTGGTTGGAACTATGACGACGCGCAGTTCACCCCCGATGGCTACAAGTTCTATGACCTTTACTGCACGGAGTACTGCGGCAAAGACCACTCGCAAATGCAAACGGTCGTTGTCGTCCACGAGACGCAGGAAGACCTCGATGCTTGGATCAAGAAATACAGTGCTCGTGGTGATGATGAGTCGCTCGTTTCGTACGGCGAAAAGCTGTACGCACGACGCAACTGCAAGGGATGCCACTCATTGGACGGCAGCAAACAAGTCGGACCGAGTTACCAGGGAAGCTTCGGCACCCAGCGGTCGTTGGCTTCCGGAGACGCGGTAACGGTCGACGAGAATTACCTCCGCGAATCGATCTTGTACCCCAAAGCCAAGGTTGCGGCCGGGTATCAGCCGGTCATGCCCAGCTACAAAGGACAGTTGAGCGATGACGATATCGCCAGCTTGGTAGAATTCATCAAGGCTCAGAGCCCCGATGCTGCCGCTGCTGGCCAAAAGGACACCGTCAAAGAAGACGCCGTCAAAGAAGACACAGCAGAGTGA
- a CDS encoding SCO family protein produces MRVNQTQPDRRASHSTGMSQRFHRFVAMAAICGCVCALSVSGNLMAQDQARMGADIALNNGLPPEAQGVTVDQNLGKTIRLDLPITDSNGRAIKTGYVFDGKLPTIVTLNYSNCPMLCSIQLNKLTSALGKLDLKLGTDFRILTLSIDPTETTQRIAETKARYLDDLNNQPEAESGWVFCTAKQPIITQIADTLGFRYKYDRVNKQYNHPAMLAFVSPTGVITRYSLDIDFPADQIKLALVEAGEGTVGSPVDQFILWCYSYDPQSNSYTPAAWKIMRICGAGFLVIMLICLVPYWVGRKRTAADETETVPTPDPV; encoded by the coding sequence ATGAGAGTCAACCAGACGCAGCCTGATCGCCGCGCGAGTCATTCCACCGGAATGAGTCAGCGGTTTCATCGATTCGTTGCCATGGCAGCGATCTGCGGCTGTGTTTGCGCCCTGAGCGTTTCAGGCAACTTGATGGCTCAGGATCAAGCCCGTATGGGTGCCGACATCGCGTTGAACAATGGGCTGCCGCCGGAGGCTCAAGGCGTGACGGTGGACCAGAACTTGGGCAAAACGATTCGCTTGGACTTACCGATCACGGACTCCAATGGGCGGGCGATCAAGACCGGCTACGTGTTTGACGGAAAGCTGCCGACGATCGTTACGCTCAACTACAGCAACTGTCCGATGCTGTGCAGCATTCAGCTCAACAAGTTGACGTCAGCGCTTGGCAAATTGGATCTGAAACTCGGGACGGATTTCCGCATCCTGACTTTGAGCATCGATCCGACCGAGACGACACAACGAATCGCGGAAACCAAAGCACGTTACTTGGATGATCTGAACAACCAGCCTGAGGCCGAATCGGGCTGGGTGTTTTGTACGGCTAAACAGCCGATCATCACCCAAATCGCCGACACGCTCGGTTTTCGATACAAGTACGACCGAGTCAACAAACAATACAACCATCCGGCGATGCTGGCGTTTGTGTCTCCCACCGGAGTCATCACTCGCTACTCGTTGGACATCGATTTCCCCGCCGACCAGATCAAACTCGCGTTGGTGGAAGCCGGAGAGGGGACGGTGGGTTCGCCCGTCGATCAGTTCATCCTGTGGTGCTACAGCTACGATCCCCAGTCGAATTCCTACACGCCGGCCGCATGGAAAATCATGCGAATCTGCGGTGCAGGATTCCTGGTCATCATGCTGATTTGCTTGGTCCCCTACTGGGTCGGACGCAAGCGAACCGCCGCGGACGAAACCGAAACAGTGCCGACACCTGATCCTGTATAG
- a CDS encoding quinol:electron acceptor oxidoreductase subunit ActD: MSEKKTETTVHGMMAEFTTVDSLLDACNRVREAGYTKTDAFTPFPVHGIDKALGIKPTILPWIALAAGLTGTAIALVMQIWMNSIDYPYIISGKPYISLPAFMPVAFELTILLASFGTFFGMWALNGLPKFSNPVFTDPRFDRATDDRFFLYIDAKDERYNSAGVRKLFDATGSQYINEVVEDDSPKKVPRFIYMVWGLSVAASVIPLLIVLKMRVTTSSQPRFHIFYDMDFSPSRDAQQTTSLFADSRAMRPDVPGTVARGQFDENLDMQFGIDMQKLLASDSERAERLVAFYTQGAEQPPAAEAPSVMETTPWLTENPVTVDAELMERGQQQFNIYCAVCHGADGKGNGLVNRRAQQIMADTWVPPASMHQDTLFSDKYPDGKLFSTISNGIRKMPGYASQIKLRDRWAIVAYVRALQKSQNGSMDLVPPNMKAEIEKKKATVDAALKAAAEKAAAEKAEAEKAAASTPEALAAKAAEEKAAAEKMAAEKAAAEKKAADEKAAAEKMAAEKAAAEKKAAEEKAAAEKAAAEKMAAEKAAAEKKAAEEKAAAEKAEAEKMAAEKAAAEKKAAEEKMAAEKAAEEKAAAEKAAAEKKAAEEKAAAEKAEAEKKAAEEKPADEKPESTEEPADGEKPAEEDAPAESGDDEAPESADGN; this comes from the coding sequence ATGTCTGAGAAAAAAACCGAAACGACTGTCCACGGCATGATGGCCGAATTCACCACGGTGGATTCTTTGTTGGACGCCTGTAACCGTGTCCGCGAAGCCGGATACACCAAGACCGACGCGTTCACGCCGTTTCCCGTTCACGGAATCGACAAAGCGTTGGGGATCAAGCCGACGATCTTGCCATGGATCGCACTTGCCGCGGGTTTGACCGGGACCGCCATCGCCTTGGTGATGCAGATCTGGATGAACTCGATCGACTACCCGTACATCATCTCGGGCAAACCTTACATTTCGCTGCCGGCATTCATGCCTGTCGCGTTCGAGTTGACGATTTTGCTCGCGTCCTTTGGAACATTCTTTGGGATGTGGGCGCTCAACGGACTGCCCAAGTTCAGCAATCCCGTGTTCACCGATCCACGATTCGATCGTGCGACCGACGACCGGTTCTTTCTGTACATCGACGCCAAAGACGAGCGTTACAACTCCGCTGGAGTGAGGAAGCTGTTTGACGCGACAGGCAGTCAGTACATCAACGAAGTCGTTGAGGATGACTCGCCCAAGAAAGTGCCGCGTTTCATCTACATGGTTTGGGGACTGTCGGTCGCCGCGTCGGTCATCCCGTTGCTGATCGTGTTGAAAATGCGAGTGACGACGAGCAGCCAGCCTCGGTTCCACATTTTCTATGACATGGACTTTTCGCCTTCGCGAGATGCCCAACAGACCACGTCACTGTTCGCAGACAGCCGTGCCATGCGTCCCGATGTGCCCGGCACTGTTGCTCGCGGTCAGTTTGACGAGAACCTCGATATGCAGTTTGGTATCGACATGCAAAAATTGCTTGCGTCCGATTCCGAGCGTGCCGAACGTCTGGTCGCGTTTTACACGCAAGGTGCCGAGCAGCCGCCGGCTGCGGAAGCTCCGTCGGTCATGGAAACGACACCGTGGTTGACCGAGAATCCCGTCACGGTCGATGCGGAACTGATGGAGCGTGGGCAGCAGCAATTCAACATTTACTGTGCCGTCTGCCACGGAGCCGACGGAAAGGGAAATGGGTTGGTCAATCGCCGTGCTCAACAGATCATGGCCGACACTTGGGTTCCACCCGCGTCGATGCACCAGGACACGCTGTTTAGCGACAAGTATCCCGATGGAAAGCTGTTCAGCACCATCAGCAACGGCATCCGCAAAATGCCGGGTTACGCGTCACAAATCAAGTTGCGTGACCGTTGGGCGATCGTCGCTTACGTCCGCGCTCTGCAGAAGAGTCAGAACGGATCGATGGACTTGGTGCCTCCAAATATGAAGGCCGAAATCGAGAAAAAGAAAGCAACCGTCGATGCTGCATTGAAAGCTGCTGCGGAGAAGGCTGCGGCAGAAAAAGCGGAAGCCGAGAAGGCAGCCGCGTCGACACCGGAAGCACTCGCGGCAAAGGCAGCAGAAGAGAAAGCTGCTGCTGAGAAGATGGCTGCTGAAAAGGCTGCCGCAGAGAAGAAAGCTGCTGACGAAAAGGCCGCTGCTGAAAAGATGGCGGCAGAGAAGGCTGCTGCTGAGAAGAAAGCCGCCGAAGAAAAGGCTGCTGCTGAGAAAGCGGCTGCTGAGAAGATGGCTGCCGAGAAAGCAGCTGCGGAAAAGAAAGCCGCTGAAGAAAAAGCAGCCGCTGAGAAGGCCGAGGCTGAGAAGATGGCTGCCGAGAAAGCGGCTGCTGAAAAGAAGGCTGCCGAAGAAAAGATGGCCGCCGAAAAGGCTGCTGAGGAAAAAGCTGCCGCTGAAAAAGCTGCAGCAGAGAAGAAGGCTGCTGAGGAGAAAGCTGCCGCTGAAAAGGCCGAAGCTGAAAAGAAAGCGGCTGAAGAAAAGCCTGCTGACGAAAAACCTGAATCGACCGAAGAGCCAGCCGACGGCGAGAAGCCAGCCGAAGAAGATGCTCCGGCAGAATCCGGTGACGACGAAGCCCCTGAATCTGCGGATGGCAACTAG
- the nrfD gene encoding NrfD/PsrC family molybdoenzyme membrane anchor subunit has product MSLAIPNGLDNTVERPGERAPLVLGETTYHDITESVCQVAERPPSKGWVIGFLISFALLQWLGLCIAYLIYTGVGVWGNRSPIFWGWPIVNFVFWVGIGHAGTLISAILYLFRQEWRTSINRAAEAMTIFAVACAGTFPGIHVGRAWLAFWLAPYPSLNLWMWPQFRSPLLWDVFAVSTYGTVSLLFWYMGMVPDLATFRDRSTNKWRRMAYGILCLGWSGSSRHWMRYEKAYALLAAFAAPLVLSVHTIVSFDFAVSQVPGWHTTIFPPYFVAGAIFSGFAMVLTLMVPARSMLGLEKLITVRHMDNMCKIILATGSIVGLAYGTEFFIAWYGQVGEEQFAFTNRAFGPYWWAYWTMVTCNVISPQLFWFKKCRTTPWLIVLICIFVNIGMWFERFVIVVTSLSRDYLPSAWAYFTPTWVDWSMLIGSFGLFFTLFLLFCRLMPVINMAETKATLAKQIHMSHKHGDH; this is encoded by the coding sequence ATGTCACTAGCCATTCCAAACGGATTGGACAACACCGTCGAACGCCCAGGAGAACGAGCCCCGCTTGTTCTCGGTGAAACGACGTACCACGATATCACCGAGTCGGTGTGCCAGGTTGCCGAGCGTCCGCCCAGCAAGGGTTGGGTGATCGGTTTCCTGATCTCGTTCGCATTGCTGCAGTGGCTCGGCCTCTGTATCGCGTACTTGATCTACACCGGTGTCGGGGTTTGGGGCAACCGTTCGCCCATCTTCTGGGGCTGGCCCATCGTGAACTTCGTGTTCTGGGTCGGTATCGGTCACGCCGGAACCTTGATCAGTGCGATTTTGTATCTGTTCCGACAAGAATGGCGGACCAGCATCAACCGCGCGGCCGAGGCCATGACGATCTTCGCGGTCGCCTGTGCGGGAACTTTCCCGGGTATCCACGTCGGTCGTGCTTGGTTGGCATTCTGGTTGGCGCCCTATCCCAGTTTGAACCTGTGGATGTGGCCCCAATTCCGCAGCCCACTGCTGTGGGACGTCTTCGCGGTCAGCACGTACGGAACCGTTTCGCTGTTGTTCTGGTACATGGGGATGGTGCCGGACTTGGCAACGTTCCGCGATCGATCGACCAACAAATGGCGTCGCATGGCTTACGGAATCCTGTGCCTTGGCTGGAGCGGTTCGTCGCGTCACTGGATGCGTTATGAAAAAGCGTATGCGTTGTTGGCTGCATTCGCCGCCCCGCTGGTGCTTTCGGTGCACACGATCGTGTCCTTTGACTTCGCGGTTTCGCAGGTTCCCGGGTGGCACACGACGATCTTCCCACCTTACTTCGTCGCCGGTGCGATCTTCAGCGGTTTCGCCATGGTGCTGACGCTGATGGTACCCGCCCGCTCGATGTTGGGTCTGGAAAAACTGATCACGGTTCGACACATGGACAACATGTGCAAAATCATCCTGGCGACGGGTTCGATCGTCGGTTTGGCATACGGGACCGAGTTCTTCATCGCGTGGTACGGCCAAGTCGGCGAAGAACAGTTCGCGTTCACCAACCGTGCGTTTGGCCCGTACTGGTGGGCTTACTGGACCATGGTCACCTGCAACGTGATCAGCCCCCAATTGTTCTGGTTCAAGAAATGCAGGACAACGCCATGGCTGATTGTCTTGATTTGTATCTTCGTCAACATCGGAATGTGGTTCGAACGATTTGTGATCGTCGTGACCAGCCTTTCGCGAGATTACTTGCCCAGTGCCTGGGCCTACTTCACTCCGACGTGGGTCGACTGGTCGATGTTGATCGGATCATTCGGATTGTTCTTCACACTGTTTTTGCTGTTCTGTCGCTTGATGCCCGTCATCAACATGGCGGAGACCAAAGCCACCTTGGCCAAGCAAATTCACATGTCGCACAAGCACGGAGATCACTAA